The following DNA comes from Triticum aestivum cultivar Chinese Spring chromosome 3D, IWGSC CS RefSeq v2.1, whole genome shotgun sequence.
CCTAACATTTCTCCTCAATGGCATTTCTAACTCCTACCCGCCCccacaccccaccaccaccaccaccaccaccacaccaccaccaccaccaccaccaacaacaacaacaacaacaacaacaacaacaacaacaacaacaacaacaacaacccttttGTCATTCGCTTTCCTTCAGTAATGCTCCACTGACTTCTTCCATTACTAGTCAACATTTCCTATCGTAGTCTAGTCCTCCCACACCTGTAACCGTATTCAGGCAAACATAAGTTTTTGTCCATGTCCAAGGTACCACTGGTGGTCTTCACATATATTTTCTCCAGCTAAAATTAATTAAAGTTTTAGTTTTGTCTTAAATATAAAAATCTATTTGACTAGATAACGAACGTTTGgctctcggcctccatggaggtcttttcttgaaaacaaatcaaaattcaaactttttggtttcaaaaaaatctgaagaaaaaaattgtgcaagtaaacaaggatgttgtgtgtgtgcgcgcgtaaATTTTTAGGATGAAAAACGTTGAAATGTGACCTGTacaaaaaaaagacaaattcatgaccTGGGAGGATGagtagtatcatgtgttaaaaaggCCCAGATTTGTCTTTTTGCAAAGCCCTCATTTCAATGTATTTTTTCCTTGAAAATTTATAaacatgtgtgttatgccttcatgtatatctgtgtttttttcagaatttttgacacataaaaaatatgaaatttgatgaaattcaaacttttcaaaaacgagctcCATAGAGCTGGCCTCCAAAGACAATATTCGGTTTGACAAAGTTTATATAAAATACTCATTAGATAGGCTATGTCTCATTGGATGCCCTGTCTATTAGTCTATACTTCCTCCATCACAAAATAAGCGTCTCAAAATTAGTgtcttgagacacttattttggacggAGGAAGTATAAAATAGTTTGGCCGGGTCTATATAAAAAAACAATGACAACTAGCAAAGTTAAACAAGACTGAAGTTGTGCCTTATAGTGGAGAcaaaagaaaaaaacttcaaaACAATTATCAACAATCTACATCCCCAATTATATCTGCATCAACAATCTCTTGACATCAGTTGTGATGTTGCTACCACTTTTCGTGATCTCCACGGCTACTTGCATAGCACAATCATGACATGAGGCGCCACTCAAGTGAAGACCATGCTCACACAAATTAAAAGTCAACTTGTGACAAGAGCCGGTCGCCACTAAGAGCATCGAACAACAAAGGTCACCACCACACTTGCAACGGAGATCGAGGGAGGAAGGTCACCAACACCGTCAGATCCCATTCGGCACGCTCCGACAGGCGCACCGTCCTTATGCTTTGCCATCCTCATTTGTGGCAGCAAGATCGGGTAGCAAAACAAACTCGTCGTTGCCACCGGATCTGAAGATCCACGATACACGGGCCCGTCTCGGCAATCACGTAGCGGCGCAAGATCACGCCATCGCCTACGTGCCCAAGCAGAGAACTATTGTAACAGGACAATGTCGCCCACGTATGCAAAATGGGATCGTGGCCACCCAGTGTCTCACTACCGGAGACTGCCGACCCGGCAAGAAAATCCATCGTCGCTGCTGCACATCCATGCCCTCTACCTCAAGCTGTCGTCCATAGATCTCACTTTAGAACAACGTTGAACATGCTACTTCTGGCTCTGACGATCGAGTTAGCTCCAAGACAATTCCTCCAAGAAGGTCAACGGCAAACCACCACCATTGTCTGTCCCGAGAAGGGAGCTAGGGTTTCCCCGTAACAGACACCATGAGGAAAGGAATGGAGCAATGTAGCAACACCTTTAACAAGGGATTACAACGCCCAAAGGCACCGTCGTCGTTGCTCCTGGCACGAAGCCGAGACAGAATTTCCCCAGCTCCCCTCACGCCCTCCCCTACGCATCAAACACCAGGACCAAAGGCTTCTTGCCCAACACGCCAATGAAAGAAAGACAGGCCGCTGAAGACCCATCCTAAGCGACGCTAAAGATCAGACCACAGACCTCCGTGAACCAGGCCACCACGACAAGAGCCGTGTTGTGAACTTGTGCATGTGGTGGATATGATGATCCAGCGAtcatttgttttttacttttttaTGATCAAAGAAATATTATAAGATTCTTGGAGGATCGAAACTCTTAAAAAATAATCCTACGTTGGTCCTTTAATTATAGGAGTGGATTCCATAGGAATTTTTTTCTATGAAATCTTTTGTACGACCACATGtcataggaaatctaacatccattcaaacatttttttacaattcctttgtttTCTCCGTGACATCAAACATCCCTTGCCATTCTTATTGGATTTATTAAATGAATATTCCACTTTGATTTTATACTTTTTCTATTTCTGTATTTTCAGAGCCCCCCGAATCAAAAGGGCCTAAAAATACACAGTACAATTTCATAAAAAAAACATCTCATTCTACTCGTCCTGGCGTCCAGCGGAGTCCTCTCCACAGTTAAGAAAAAAAGAGCTCCCCACCTCCTCTGTCTTCACAGCGAAGGAAGCGAGCCATCGTCTCCAGCGTCCACGCCACGCGCTTCGCCCGCCCTATTTTACTCGCCTCCCTCCGCTCCCCCCTCCCTCCACGCTCCTCCGAGTCTCCTCCCTCCTCTCAATCCCCTCCGCCTCAACCCGCGACGACCCGCTCGCGCtaggctaccccccccccccccctctcgccatggccgccgccgacgagcaccacgaGGAGGCCAGTCCCCTCCTGCCTCCGCCCGCCGACGAGAAGCTCCCCCCGGCGCAGGATCCCGTCAAGGGCTGTGCCGATGGTGTCCCCGTCGTCATGGGTGAGCCGGTCGCCGCCCCCGACGGCGCCGCGCCGCGTGAAAGCTGGGACTCCGGGATCCTCTCCTGCCTCGGCCGCAACGACGAATTCTGCAGCAGCGACCTCGAAGTCTGTACGTGCCCCTCGTCCTCCCAGATCTCTCTCGGTTTCGATTAGGCTTCGTGGTCGGGGTATGGATCGAGAGGAATAGGTGCCTGCGCTGCTTCTATATAGCTCGATTTTGGCGGAAACATAGAATTGCCTAGGATTTTTAGTAACTTTGATAATGAGATACCTGTGACGTGTTAGACTCGGTGTGCGACTGTTATAAGATTTGTAATATGTTCGCTTCTTATTTGAAATTTAGGCGTAATAGTAGAACCAAATAGGACTTGGGACGCAACATTTTGTTGGAATTGGGTTGCTGTGAACTAGTATCAGTTGCAAAATGTGTTACATATTGACGTGGAGGTCGGGATCATGACTCCTGGAGGCCTTGAAAGTAGGAATATGCATACTTGTTTCAAGGATTAGGTAAAGTTGTCATGATACATTACATTCATTCTGAGTATGGAAGTTGCTTCTTCGAAGGCGACCCTAGCACTAAATTTTCTCTGTGCCCTTTCAAATTTCAGCTATATTGCCCCGACTGGGATGCAACTTAAGCAATATTAGTATAGGAATCTGCAAATTAGTGTTGGCTGGCTCACACATGACATTCTTAAATTTGCAGTACACATGCCTTGGAGAAGATGCATTGTTCAGTTCTAATTAAGTAGTTATGGACCCGTTGAATTACGGGCCAAGCCCAGTGGTGTGCTAAATGTTGTTATCTACCTAAGCACCTGGAATTTTGTATGCAGAGGGTTATCAGCTATTAAACATATGACAATCCTGTTCTAACTGGCCAACTAACTTGGCCATCTGAAGTTTGTATGTTTGAGTTGTTGGTGTTCGTTGTAGTGCATGAGGCGGGATTTATGGTGATGGCTCTTTCGAGTCTGCCCTTTTTGTTTAAACTCCAAAAAAATAACTAAATGGTTTTTCTATATCATTTAGGTCTTCTTGGAAGTGTAGCGCCATGTGTTCTGTATGGTAGCAATGTTGAGAGGCTTGCAGCAGCACCAGGAACTTTTGCAAACAGCTGCTTGCCTTACACTGGTCTCTATATGCTCGGGAACTCTCTCTTTGGGTGGAATTGCCTAGCCCCATGGTTCTCTCATCCCACTCGTACAGCCATTCGTCGAAGATACAATCTTGAGGCAAGCTTTCTCTCATTAAGCATTGCAACGATATATCATATATCTGTTTCTAGTTTTCACCCTTGAACATTATGAAGTAGGATGCTGGGCCGAAACTTGCCTATTGTAAAATGACTAGTCTAGTTTAAACAAATTTCTAAGACTTAACTTCTATGGGCGCTTATCCCGTCCTCCCATGGTAGCGCTGTTGCAAGCAATATACTGACATGGCTGCTCTGCATGTTTACAGGGTAGCTTTGAGGCTTTCACTAGGCAATGTGGGTGCTGCGGTGGCCTTGCTGAGGACGAGGAGAGGCGTGAGCACCTGGAGGTCGCCTGCGACCTTGCTACCCACTACTTCTGCCACCCTTGCGCCCTCTGCCAGGAGGGGCGCGAGCTGCGCCGCAGGGTTCCCCACCCTGGCTTCTACGGGCGCTCCGTCGTCGTCATGATGCCACCCACGGAGCAGACTATGGGGCGCGCCATGTGAACTGGTCCAGCTTGTACCCTGCCCTAGCTGCTCTTGTGCGCCTTGATGTTGTGTTGCCTTGGTTCTTTTCACCTCTCAGTCCGTAAATACAGAATAATGACATGTGAACATGTTGTAATGTGATTATGTGAATGTGAATCTCAACTGTTTCTATTCGTTACCAACTGCTGCTGTGTCCGTGTGAACTGCAATATATGATGTGTGCTTTTTCTCTACTCCTGAATTTTCAATGTCGAGCCCAGTTTTAGTGGGCATCCTTGCCTTTCCTATTGGTTAACATGCTGAAATGCTTGTTACCTTTTTTTACTGCTAAAATTTTGGCAGAAACAGTTGAATTTTCTGGAAAACCCTTTATTTTGCCTGATTGATTCCATGTTTTGCCTTTCTAAAATTTTGGCAGAAACAGTTCAATTTTCTGGAAAACCCTTTCTTTTGCCGTCAGCCGCGTCAGAGGGATCAACACACGTCACATGGGCCCTATGCACCACTTCAAGCAAGCGTTCCTCTTCCATCGATGATGATCCTGGAGTTCGTCTCTCACCATTTCCTCTTCCCCATAACCTCCCTTCGGTCCCTGCCCTCTTCCACCCTGGGCGGCAAGCTGTTGCTGTTGCTACAAGAGGCGCCGCTGCACTGCAATGGCTGATGTTCGACAATGGTGAGGAGAAGTTGTTGTTGCGAAGGGGCGTTGAAGCTAATGCGGCGTGCCGCCGGTGCTGCACACGACGATGGTGTGGCAAGGCAGCCGCCGCTCATTGTGCACATTGCAATCGGGGGCCAGGGAGAGGAGCTGCGCAACATGGGCCGATTCACCGCATGGTGGTGCAGGTTGGCCTCTGGGTTTGCAGCTGCAAACCATCCTGTCGCAACAATCTCCGTTGCTATAGGGGCGTCGGGACGAGTTGTAATGGGGTCACGTGGGGTCACGTGCTAGGTTGTCGcaaccgagggggggggggggggagacgctTTGCCCGTGCTACAAGTGAGAGCCCGGTGTTGCAACCAGGGGGTTCGCCAGTTTTGCAACATCACCCTTGCTGCGCATGGAGCATCCCGGCCCACCGGTGCCAGAATGAAGCATCACTGGGCCGCCCGTGCTGCACTGGAGCATCGCCGGTCCACGGGATGCTATGATGAATTGCCCGTGGTACAATGGCGGGGCTACTGGTCGACCGACACTCCGACGAACAAGAGACGTTGCACTGCCGTCCAGGGGGGTGTTGCTGTGATGATCGAGCACCTACACTACCTTGGTGGATGTGACGTGAGAGGAGGATGTGAGGCGAGAAGAGGAAGATGTGATGTGTTCATGCGAGCTTGCGATCAAACGACCACGTGCACTAAGATCATTCCCTAAGATCTTTCTCTAAGATCAGCCGACCGACGCCTAGCAGCTGCCCAATTTTCGGTACGACGTAAACCCTACTTGCAAAATCCTGTTGCGCAACAAAGCGATGTACATTCCAAATTGCCAACACCTTGGGTTGAGTATGATTTTCGTGCACTCCCCCCTACATGTTTGCTAAATCCATCATTTAGTTTGTGCTGCGAATTCGTCGTCAATTAGGTAAAAACAATTTGGAAAAGATATTATAgtaactagcaaaaatgcccgtgcgttgcaacgggagatgaAAAAATAGTACATATCTCTAAAATGACAAGCATTTCAAGACCTTCATCTATGCACGTCCTCTGTTGTAACATGACGTATCATCGATCGATTGAGGGTAGGTTATTTAGGATGCCATTTTGAAACATGAGATGTGGTCGCAGGCCACTTATTAGTTCATTCTGGAAAAAAAATGGACGTAATGCCACAAGCTAAATTTAAAAATAAACGGAAAGAAATATATGGACGTAATGCCACAAGTTTTATTGTTGATCAAATATATGGCACTCCATAGATAAACAAAGAGTGGTCAGAATTTTATTGGTGAATTTGGATTAAATTAAATTTCCTTGGTTCATCAAAAAGAAATAAACTTGCTTCCAATTGGAAAATAACCTCTGCACATGATGCTCAATGGAAGCAAATATTTGTGTAAATCTATGCAAAACTAAATCAGTGAAATACATGATGCAATTTCAAAGAAGAAAATGCAATATCGCTTATATTATGACAAAAGGTCCGTTCAGCTATACTTATCGCTGTTCTTTGGAATATTTGGAATATTCGAAAAtgtattttgttttgattttaatTAAGTGGCTCAGGCCGGTGTATGTCTGTCGTAGTCCCCCTCAATCGAAAAAGGAAAATAACTTGAGAAACTCACGTCATGTATTCATGTAGGCAAACAACTTAAGCAAGACACCAAGGGCATCGTTCCTCTCCTGAATAAAGAACAGGAGGTGCAGTAGAATAATAACATCAGAGACTAATTTAGTTAGGAGATGAAGTAGGGATGCAAGTTCGTTACCGCCGGCTCGTCGTGGCCGAAACCAAGTGGCGCTCCTGCCTGCACACGTAAGTTGTCGCCTCGTCCATGGGCTGCTCCAGCCCGCACGCTCAGCAAAGAATCATGTTTTCCTGAACATCCACTTTGATCTCGGAACCTTCTCTGAATTGCCGTGGGGTCGCGTGGGGTCGGGTCGCGCGCGCTGACAGAACCCGGCCATGGCGTCCGCAGAGCCCCGCACCATAGACGGCATCTACCTCACACGCGCTCGGCGGCGCGGACCTCGCGACAGGCCCTCACCAGCGGCATGTATTTTCCCCTCATAAACGATCATATATCCATCCATATTCCTCCTGTTTAGATGCGGCATATCTTTTCTCATTGGGTCATCACCATCCATCTTCTTCCTCAGTTTTAATTTCTTTGTCCACCCTTCCCTATTGATCCCAACTGGCTTATTGATTTGAATTTGCAGTCATACTTAAATTGGCTTATTTGCGTGTAAGGTAGCGAGGTGGGATTATATAATAGGGGACTAAACCATCTTTTCTGCACATACTCGTGGCTGGCTCAGTTGGACGTCCCCTTCTCTCAATTGTTGGTTGTGAGGAGGCTGCTTGATTTGTTTGATGGGCTGAGGCCCATGCTGCTAGCTGGTTGGGACGCCTTTGACTTACGGGAATTTTagttagatactccctccgttccgaaatacaagtttttttagacatttcaaatgaactacaacatatagatgtatgtagacatattttagagtgtagatttactcattttgctccgtatgtagtcatttattgaaatctctagaaagacaaatattttgaaacggagggagtagattagtaccacctcggatatagaAAATAATATAGACGAAGTGGACGAACGACGGACGGACCAAAAACGGACGAAATTACGGTGGTAAGAAGCAATAacccctttattagtaggtatagatatagatatagatatagaggtatagattTTGAATTCATTTTTTTGGCAAAATCTTGGCTGAAATGTGCATAACTCGATATAGGCCTTTCGTACGTCGCGCTCACACCACCCCTTGAGCGTTCTTTCAAGGACCTATGACATTTCGTTTTGTCAGAAGAGGAGCCGGAAGCTTCTGATCCGGGGTTtcgccccccccacccccccccccccttttttcttTCTATTTATGTTTTTTCtaattagtttagtttagttttttttcctttttcattttatttttaaaaCATGATTTTTTAATTCGTGAACAGTTTTTTCCAAACTCTGTTTTTTTGCAAAATTCACTAATTTTCTTAAATtcatgtttttttttatttttttgaatgtaTAATTTTTATCTATAAAAAACTGGTTTCCGTTTCATTCCTGTGAACCAGTTACCAGTTGCTTTTTTTAATAGAAAAATTACCTTTTTCCTTAGGCTTGAGAGAGAAAAGTTACCAGTTGTTGGGGTGGTGagcgagtttttttttttttgagaaacaggtGAGCGAGCTTGGAGTGGCTAACGAGAACAGTTAATGGGCCGCGGCCTGCCTAGTCCATAGGTGAGGTCTCTCGTGATATACACAACAATAGGGGCCTAGCCCAGGCTGCACTGGCTGCACGATAAAACTGAACTATCTCGAACCCGGCCCACCGTACGGTCTTGCTTAGTCTCCGCCCCGTCCCCGGTTTGGTCCGTTCCTATCATCACCGAGCCTCGCAGccgtcgagctccgccgccgtaAACGATGGCCGACGGCAACGCCCCCGGCTCGCCGGCTTCTTCGCTCCAGAGCCACCGCTACGCCATCAAATCCTCAGGTCCCCACTCCaacactctcctcctcctctttgctCACCTCGCCGTGCCTCTGGAATTCCGTCGAACAGTTCGCGCACGGCGGTGGGGGAAGCCCTAATTAGTCTCCTAAGCAAGCCCGGAAGTCCCTTTGATTGCGGGGATAGGAGCGGCGAGCGCGAAGTGTCTCTTGCCTTCTTGGGGCAAGAAGCATCTCGCCGACATGGTTCAGGCAGTGCTAGGTCGAGCCGGTTCGAAAGTTTAACAGTAAGCTGGTACTAGTAACGTTTTATCGTGCCCACTGCCTACAAACCCTTGATTCTGGTTTGTGCATCTAAAACCGGGCAAGTTAGAATTGGTCAGACATCAATTTGGCATGTTGTGAATTGGGACCCCGAAACTTAGGCAGTAACTTGAAATAGACTTGTTCAAGATAGTTGGCCAATTATAGGAGTTTTGAACAAGGTCACCATGACGGCGTGTCGGTGTGACCGCGCGATGCACGCACCGGCTGCCACGTACACGTGGCGTCGCAGCACGAAGTTTCGCATGACCCGCGTGACCGATCGTGTGGAGTAGAGACCATCGCACCCAGAGATGGCGCTCTGGACGTTCGTGCTCTATGATTAAGGTTTGAACAATTTATAGGAGTGAAACTTTATCAGCTTTATTGTAGTGTCATGTCTGCTGCCACGAGAAAACGCTGTTAATTTTCTAGTGTTTTAACTTCACAAGGGCGCTTAAATCTTATCTGCGATTTGCCAAACTACCATAAAAATTTATCTGGTGTAAATCACAGGTTAATTATGTGTCAACGTGGACTAATCACTCATGACAATTATAGAAGGTTCAACATATTTGTATGGGAGCTTGCTGCTTGAGTGTTAGTTATTACTTATTATAGTCTTTAATTGGTTGGAAGTCTGGTTGCAGTGCACAATACGGCAGCTAGCCGGAGGCGTGAACAGGCTATAGCAATAGGGAAGGAAAGAAGGGAAGCCTTAATGCGTGCAAAGCGTGTGTGCCGTGCCCCACTTTCTGGCAGCGATGAGGCTACAATTGAAGATGGTGATATGGTTATTGACGAGAAAGCAGATCTTGAAACAAGAACTGCTCAAGCTGTTGAAGAATTGAAATCAGCTTTGTCAAGCCAGTATGTGCGGCctatcttttttcttcttcttaagcAATGCAAAGAAACCCACTGCCTCTAACTAGTTAGGTTTGTGGTTCTTCTTGGATATTCCATATGCTGGAGATCACAATTCATCTTGTAATATTTGCCTATTTGGTTGTGGTGTGTGTCCGTGTGGGGAGAAGAATTTTCATTATCCCTTACACATCTCATTATATTGGATTCCAGAAATATATGCTTCCATCATTATGATTTACACTACAAAATGCGACCTTAGTATGTTGGAGATTCTTTTTTTTACCTGGCTTAGTGGTTTTCCTCTATGAGGATACACATCTTTAAGTTGTAAGGTTTGGTTTAAGCACTTGTGGATTTTGGAGAAAATTTACACTCTGGATTACAGTTACTTATTTATATGAGAAAAATTTATGGTGTGTATTTTCCAACCTTTTTATGCTTCTTAGGGGAAAAGGGGCCCAGAAGAAGAAGATAGAGGCACTTCGTGCAGTGAGACGCGTGTTGTCACAGTCTGAAGTACCTCCCATTCAAGTAGCAATTAAAGCTGGGGCAGTTCCTCTTTTAGTGCAATATCTGTCCTTTGGATCTTCAGATGAACAGGTTGACCATTTTGCACTGGAAAAATACAGACTCCAGCTTTCTACATAACCTGGAAAACAACTTCTATGCTATCTGTTTACTGTTATACAGTTAGATATGTTCATTGTTAGCATTGCATTTTTTTCTGTGCACATCTGAACTATGTCTTATGAAGATTATTTATGCTTTTATTATTGCAGTTGCTAGAGGCTGCTTGGTGCCTTACGAACATAGCAGCTGGGGAGCCAGAAGAAACAAAATCCGTGCTGCCCGCATTACCATTGCTTGTTGCTCACCTTGGTGGTTCGTTTTCTCCATTTTGTTGGACAATTTTTTTTAATTCCCATTAGGAATATATATTAATCTCTGGTCCTATGTAATGCACATTTCTCACGAACGTTGGCTAGGTAGACATTTGCAATTCAGTTGGAGTTGGAGCTTTCCTTATATTAAAAATGTTTCCTGGTCTATTTTGTTAGAGAAGAGCTCCACACTTGTTGCTGAGCAATGTGCATGGGCCATCGGTAATGTTGCTGGTGAAGGAGCAGACCTGAGAAGCACATTAATTGCACAGGGTGCTTTGTGGCCTCTTGCCCGCCTAATGCTATCAAGCAAGGGTTCTACAGCAAGAACTGCTGCTTGGGCATTGTCAAATCTCATCAAGGTTATGATCTCTTGCTTTGACTGTATGAGTCTCAAGTTTCTTATGCCAGAGTTCAACAGTTATCTCTTTCCAAGTTCTTATTATGGATTAGGAGTGCTTCGGCAAAAGCGTAAAGTAAGCCCTATTTAGGAATTAGGATTGCTTAAGCTAAAATTAACTTGATGGTAAGCTTGGGTCCTTCTGTTAGATATATTAATGAAGGGTTTCCTTAGTGTAAGACTTATTTGATCTCAGCAAAATTTCAAGCCATATTCAAAACATTTCATGGCATGCATACGTTATGAGGTTTTTAGAATCTGAATCCCTCACTCACTCATTTTCTTTTCCTTCTGCTTAACAGTTTTTATCACTTTCAGACTGGTACATATGCACGTAGCTGTTCATGAAGCATCATTTTTACTAAAGTGTCAAATGTCTGTTCTCTTATAATCCAGGGGCCTGATCCCAAGGCTGCGTATGAGCTTATTAACATCGATGGTGTGCTAAATGCGATCATAAGGAACTTGGAAAAGGCGTATGTCTCTTAATGGACATCTT
Coding sequences within:
- the LOC123077659 gene encoding cell number regulator 8, which produces MAAADEHHEEASPLLPPPADEKLPPAQDPVKGCADGVPVVMGEPVAAPDGAAPRESWDSGILSCLGRNDEFCSSDLEVCLLGSVAPCVLYGSNVERLAAAPGTFANSCLPYTGLYMLGNSLFGWNCLAPWFSHPTRTAIRRRYNLEGSFEAFTRQCGCCGGLAEDEERREHLEVACDLATHYFCHPCALCQEGRELRRRVPHPGFYGRSVVVMMPPTEQTMGRAM
- the LOC123077660 gene encoding importin subunit alpha-2 codes for the protein MADGNAPGSPASSLQSHRYAIKSSVHNTAASRRREQAIAIGKERREALMRAKRVCRAPLSGSDEATIEDGDMVIDEKADLETRTAQAVEELKSALSSQGKGAQKKKIEALRAVRRVLSQSEVPPIQVAIKAGAVPLLVQYLSFGSSDEQLLEAAWCLTNIAAGEPEETKSVLPALPLLVAHLGEKSSTLVAEQCAWAIGNVAGEGADLRSTLIAQGALWPLARLMLSSKGSTARTAAWALSNLIKGPDPKAAYELINIDGVLNAIIRNLEKADEELATEVAWVVVYLSALSEKAISLIVRSHVPQLLIGRLLASENLQLLIPVLRGLGNLVAGDEYMVDSILIVGNSITDQALSSLIKCLKSDNRVLRKEASWALSNIAAGSFEHKKLIFTSEATPSLIHLLTSAQFDIRKEAAYTLGNLCVVPAGSTEPPNIITEHLVSIINGGALPGFINLVRSADIESARLGLQFLELVMRGYPNGQGPQLVERGDGIEAMERFQFHENEAMRNMANGLVDKYFGEDYGLE